A portion of the Camelus ferus isolate YT-003-E chromosome 16, BCGSAC_Cfer_1.0, whole genome shotgun sequence genome contains these proteins:
- the CD7 gene encoding T-cell antigen CD7 isoform X3 has protein sequence MCEEGFLLDPTEPWAPLSQKSTPASCQVPSSRVRNVVEISGQRAGGAAQWIPRPGHPQDALSLTLWRGRRSWSTARAQGASQGPVRRTRDPEACTPLPPAMLTLASLLPVPRMLWALLLLAASGSAESTEWDSPSCTEGVVSVSRGESAVMACNISNPFSHINITLCTYRGESRQLVFSEPAPGDFSRDGWRLWVQGGQAQLVIEKAQDAQAGQYRWILTGNQRNSEITTLNVSEPQDTFFTPSYGPETLLRELRPDPEGTGQAVVLILVMVALVALVALVFPLACMLGLAQKAWCPEALQAPAGGCDRPWWPGVRAS, from the exons ATGTGTGAGGAGGGGTTCCTTCTGGACCCCACAGAGCCCTGGGCGCCCCTCTCCCAGAAGAGCACGCCTGCCTCCTGCCAAGTCCCAAGTTCACGTGTGAGGAACGTGGTGGAAATAAGTGGACAGAGGGCTGGGGGCGCCGCTCAGTGGATACCCAGGCCAGGCCACCCGCAGGATGCTCTGTCACTCACACTGTGGAGGGGCCGCCGCTCCTGGAGCACCGCCCGCGCTCAG GGAGCGTCCCAAGGACCAGTGAGGAGGACGAGGGATCCGGAGGCCTGCACCCCCCTCCCGCCAGCCATGCTGACCCTGGCATCCCTGCTCCCCGTCCCCAGGATGCTCTGGGCCCTCCTGCTCTTGGCTGCCTCCGGCAGTGCTGAGAGCACAG AGTGGGACAGCCCCAGCTGCACCGAGGGCGTGGTCTCCGTGTCCAGGGGTGAGTCAGCTGTGATGGCCTGCAACATCTCCAACCCCTTCTCCCACATCAACATCACCCTGTGCACCTACCGTGGGGAGAGCCGGCAGCTGGTGTTCAGTGAGCCGGCCCCAGGAGACTTCTCCCGGGATGGGTGGCGGCTCTGGGTTCAAGGAGGCCAGGCGCAGCTGGTGATTGAAAAGGCCCAGGACGCCCAGGCAGGGCAGTACCGCTGGATTCTTACGGGAAACCAGAGAAACTCTGAAATCACCACCCTGAACGTCTCAG AGCCCCAAGACACATTCTTCACACCTTCCTACG GCCCGGAGACACTGCTCAGGGAGCTCAGGCCTGATCCTGAGGGCACAGGCCAGGCGGTTGTCCTCATCCTCGTCATGGTCGCCCTGGTTGCCCTGGTCGCCCTGGTCTTCCCACTGGCCTGCATGTTAGGCCTGGCGCAGAAGGCATGGTGTCCTGAAGCTCTACAA
- the CD7 gene encoding T-cell antigen CD7 isoform X4: MCEEGFLLDPTEPWAPLSQKSTPASCQVPSSRVRNVVEISGQRAGGAAQWIPRPGHPQDALSLTLWRGRRSWSTARAQGASQGPVRRTRDPEACTPLPPAMLTLASLLPVPRMLWALLLLAASGSAESTEWDSPSCTEGVVSVSRGESAVMACNISNPFSHINITLCTYRGESRQLVFSEPAPGDFSRDGWRLWVQGGQAQLVIEKAQDAQAGQYRWILTGNQRNSEITTLNVSEPQDTFFTPSYGPETLLRELRPDPEGTGQAVVLILVMVALVALVALVFPLACMLGLAQKAWCPEALQAPAGQQLGT, from the exons ATGTGTGAGGAGGGGTTCCTTCTGGACCCCACAGAGCCCTGGGCGCCCCTCTCCCAGAAGAGCACGCCTGCCTCCTGCCAAGTCCCAAGTTCACGTGTGAGGAACGTGGTGGAAATAAGTGGACAGAGGGCTGGGGGCGCCGCTCAGTGGATACCCAGGCCAGGCCACCCGCAGGATGCTCTGTCACTCACACTGTGGAGGGGCCGCCGCTCCTGGAGCACCGCCCGCGCTCAG GGAGCGTCCCAAGGACCAGTGAGGAGGACGAGGGATCCGGAGGCCTGCACCCCCCTCCCGCCAGCCATGCTGACCCTGGCATCCCTGCTCCCCGTCCCCAGGATGCTCTGGGCCCTCCTGCTCTTGGCTGCCTCCGGCAGTGCTGAGAGCACAG AGTGGGACAGCCCCAGCTGCACCGAGGGCGTGGTCTCCGTGTCCAGGGGTGAGTCAGCTGTGATGGCCTGCAACATCTCCAACCCCTTCTCCCACATCAACATCACCCTGTGCACCTACCGTGGGGAGAGCCGGCAGCTGGTGTTCAGTGAGCCGGCCCCAGGAGACTTCTCCCGGGATGGGTGGCGGCTCTGGGTTCAAGGAGGCCAGGCGCAGCTGGTGATTGAAAAGGCCCAGGACGCCCAGGCAGGGCAGTACCGCTGGATTCTTACGGGAAACCAGAGAAACTCTGAAATCACCACCCTGAACGTCTCAG AGCCCCAAGACACATTCTTCACACCTTCCTACG GCCCGGAGACACTGCTCAGGGAGCTCAGGCCTGATCCTGAGGGCACAGGCCAGGCGGTTGTCCTCATCCTCGTCATGGTCGCCCTGGTTGCCCTGGTCGCCCTGGTCTTCCCACTGGCCTGCATGTTAGGCCTGGCGCAGAAGGCATGGTGTCCTGAAGCTCTACAA
- the CD7 gene encoding T-cell antigen CD7 isoform X5: MCEEGFLLDPTEPWAPLSQKSTPASCQVPSSRVRNVVEISGQRAGGAAQWIPRPGHPQDALSLTLWRGRRSWSTARAQGASQGPVRRTRDPEACTPLPPAMLTLASLLPVPRMLWALLLLAASGSAESTEWDSPSCTEGVVSVSRGESAVMACNISNPFSHINITLCTYRGESRQLVFSEPAPGDFSRDGWRLWVQGGQAQLVIEKAQDAQAGQYRWILTGNQRNSEITTLNVSEPQDTFFTPSYGPETLLRELRPDPEGTGQAVVLILVMVALVALVALVFPLACMLGLAQKAWCPEALQAPAG; the protein is encoded by the exons ATGTGTGAGGAGGGGTTCCTTCTGGACCCCACAGAGCCCTGGGCGCCCCTCTCCCAGAAGAGCACGCCTGCCTCCTGCCAAGTCCCAAGTTCACGTGTGAGGAACGTGGTGGAAATAAGTGGACAGAGGGCTGGGGGCGCCGCTCAGTGGATACCCAGGCCAGGCCACCCGCAGGATGCTCTGTCACTCACACTGTGGAGGGGCCGCCGCTCCTGGAGCACCGCCCGCGCTCAG GGAGCGTCCCAAGGACCAGTGAGGAGGACGAGGGATCCGGAGGCCTGCACCCCCCTCCCGCCAGCCATGCTGACCCTGGCATCCCTGCTCCCCGTCCCCAGGATGCTCTGGGCCCTCCTGCTCTTGGCTGCCTCCGGCAGTGCTGAGAGCACAG AGTGGGACAGCCCCAGCTGCACCGAGGGCGTGGTCTCCGTGTCCAGGGGTGAGTCAGCTGTGATGGCCTGCAACATCTCCAACCCCTTCTCCCACATCAACATCACCCTGTGCACCTACCGTGGGGAGAGCCGGCAGCTGGTGTTCAGTGAGCCGGCCCCAGGAGACTTCTCCCGGGATGGGTGGCGGCTCTGGGTTCAAGGAGGCCAGGCGCAGCTGGTGATTGAAAAGGCCCAGGACGCCCAGGCAGGGCAGTACCGCTGGATTCTTACGGGAAACCAGAGAAACTCTGAAATCACCACCCTGAACGTCTCAG AGCCCCAAGACACATTCTTCACACCTTCCTACG GCCCGGAGACACTGCTCAGGGAGCTCAGGCCTGATCCTGAGGGCACAGGCCAGGCGGTTGTCCTCATCCTCGTCATGGTCGCCCTGGTTGCCCTGGTCGCCCTGGTCTTCCCACTGGCCTGCATGTTAGGCCTGGCGCAGAAGGCATGGTGTCCTGAAGCTCTACAA